A window from Lachnoanaerobaculum umeaense encodes these proteins:
- a CDS encoding amino acid ABC transporter substrate-binding protein, with protein sequence MKKIYLLGMLAAFMLAGCSSAKTSESTAASETTTVESKVTEETTKAASSDSKTTFTVGFDQDFPPMGFVGYDGEFTGFDLDLAAEVARRLGKEIKYQPIAWDAKDMELSSGTIDCIWNGFSTQNREDKYTWTKPYMKNDQVFVVRSDSDINSFDDLAGKTVEVQIDSSAEAVLKENTKLSDTFGKLQTVADFNTGFMDLEMGGVDALAMNSVVANYQITKRDAEDFKVLDTPLSSEEYAVGFKLGNEALRDEVQKALDEMKDDGTLKTISEKWFGKDVTILE encoded by the coding sequence ATGAAAAAAATTTATTTGCTTGGAATGTTGGCAGCATTTATGTTAGCAGGCTGTTCATCAGCTAAGACTTCTGAAAGCACAGCAGCATCTGAGACAACCACAGTAGAGAGCAAGGTGACAGAGGAAACTACTAAAGCGGCAAGTTCAGACAGCAAAACAACTTTTACAGTTGGATTTGATCAAGATTTTCCTCCTATGGGATTTGTTGGATATGATGGAGAGTTCACAGGTTTTGACTTGGATTTGGCTGCCGAGGTTGCACGAAGATTGGGGAAAGAGATAAAGTATCAGCCGATAGCGTGGGATGCAAAAGATATGGAGCTTTCGTCCGGTACTATTGACTGCATCTGGAATGGATTCAGTACACAGAATAGAGAAGATAAGTACACATGGACAAAGCCATATATGAAAAATGATCAGGTATTTGTAGTAAGATCAGATTCGGACATCAATTCATTTGATGATCTAGCAGGAAAAACTGTAGAGGTGCAGATAGATTCTTCAGCAGAAGCTGTATTGAAAGAGAATACAAAACTTTCAGATACATTTGGCAAATTGCAAACAGTGGCAGATTTTAATACAGGCTTTATGGATCTTGAGATGGGTGGCGTGGATGCCCTGGCTATGAACAGTGTCGTAGCTAATTATCAGATTACCAAGAGAGATGCAGAAGACTTTAAAGTACTTGATACTCCACTTTCAAGTGAGGAGTATGCTGTAGGATTTAAACTAGGTAATGAAGCTTTAAGAGATGAAGTACAAAAGGCTTTAGATGAGATGAAGGATGATGGAACTTTGAAAACTATTTCAGAAAAATGGTTTGGCAAGGATGTTACTATATTGGAGTAA
- the lepB gene encoding signal peptidase I — MSKNSDFDVVKEIFSWISIIVVAAVIALVLNLFIIANSRVPSASMENTIMTGDRVVGFRLTYLFQEPKRGDVIIFKFPDDESLYYVKRIIGEPGDIVDIKDGKVYLNNSETPLEEDYIKEPMIPEADMHFEVPEGAFFCLGDNRNNSADSRRWVHPYVYKEKIIAKVIFRYFPGFKMIK; from the coding sequence ATGAGTAAAAATTCTGATTTTGATGTTGTAAAAGAAATCTTTAGCTGGATTTCTATAATAGTGGTAGCCGCAGTAATAGCACTGGTTCTCAATCTCTTTATTATAGCAAACTCAAGAGTGCCATCTGCATCTATGGAAAATACTATAATGACTGGAGATAGAGTTGTCGGCTTTAGACTTACTTATCTTTTCCAGGAACCAAAGCGTGGAGATGTCATAATATTCAAATTTCCGGATGATGAGAGTCTATACTATGTAAAGAGAATTATTGGTGAGCCGGGTGATATTGTAGATATAAAAGATGGCAAGGTGTATTTGAACAACTCTGAGACTCCTCTTGAGGAAGACTATATAAAGGAACCTATGATTCCGGAAGCTGATATGCATTTTGAAGTACCTGAGGGGGCTTTCTTTTGTTTAGGTGATAATAGAAATAACTCTGCCGACTCCAGAAGGTGGGTACATCCATATGTATATAAAGAAAAAATAATTGCAAAAGTAATCTTCCGATACTTCCCGGGATTTAAGATGATCAAGTAA
- a CDS encoding mechanosensitive ion channel family protein: MGTGICLTSVANSGLPTISESEVAQSLAEDIEKLKPSVFIQTLKSLSPYLLALAYNIVIIIITLIIASQVIKIISRMLEKFFKKINIDVTVRRFLLSTLKVLFYALVVLVLAERMGINQASVVAILGSAGVALGLAWQGSLSNFAGGMIILFSRPFSRGDYIITPKAEGIVDTIGIIYTILLTPDNKRISIPNGALANDVITNVTANDIRRIDIQVGVSYNTDIRKAKKLIKEAFDENGLVVKNKEIITYVSDLASSAVILGGRAWCKTEDYWTARWGIIEEIKVKFDKSGIEIPYDQLEVHINESRNSKNK; this comes from the coding sequence ATGGGTACCGGAATTTGTCTGACAAGTGTGGCAAATTCCGGCTTGCCAACTATATCAGAAAGTGAAGTAGCACAATCATTAGCAGAGGATATAGAAAAACTTAAACCAAGTGTATTTATTCAAACTCTAAAGTCTCTATCACCATATTTACTGGCACTTGCATATAACATAGTGATTATAATAATTACGTTAATTATAGCAAGCCAAGTGATAAAGATTATATCAAGGATGCTTGAAAAGTTTTTCAAAAAAATCAATATTGATGTTACTGTGAGAAGATTTCTACTTTCAACATTGAAAGTTTTATTTTATGCCTTGGTAGTCTTAGTATTGGCAGAGAGAATGGGCATAAATCAAGCCAGCGTAGTAGCAATACTTGGTTCTGCCGGTGTTGCATTAGGCTTAGCTTGGCAGGGCAGCCTAAGTAATTTTGCAGGTGGAATGATTATACTATTCAGTAGACCTTTTAGCAGGGGAGACTACATTATAACTCCTAAGGCTGAGGGAATAGTGGATACTATTGGAATAATTTATACAATACTTTTGACTCCGGATAATAAGAGAATATCTATACCAAATGGTGCTTTGGCAAATGATGTGATAACAAATGTGACTGCCAATGATATAAGAAGAATAGATATTCAGGTAGGAGTATCTTATAATACAGATATCAGGAAAGCAAAAAAGCTTATAAAAGAGGCATTTGATGAAAATGGGCTGGTAGTAAAGAATAAAGAGATTATAACCTATGTAAGCGATTTGGCTTCATCTGCTGTTATACTGGGTGGTAGAGCTTGGTGCAAGACAGAAGATTATTGGACTGCCAGATGGGGAATAATAGAAGAGATCAAGGTAAAATTTGATAAGAGCGGTATAGAGATTCCTTATGATCAGCTGGAAGTACATATAAATGAGTCAAGGAATTCAAAAAATAAATAA
- a CDS encoding MBL fold metallo-hydrolase translates to MRLVSLASGSDGNSTYIGSENTHILVDAGISNKKIETRLNKLGLSGKDISGIFLTHEHSDHIAGLEVFVRKNEIPVYASSGTLRYLRNKDKYSKITDYFHIIESSKHIRLGDLEVLAFDIDHDANEPFGYRVECGDKKIAVATDLGRYTRDIVDNLSNLDALLIEANHDIRMLEIGPYPYELKRRILSEKGHLSNESSGKLICEILNDNIKKIFLGHLSDKNNLPELALESVRFEIFADERSYNPMDFDIEVAKRDELSEICYV, encoded by the coding sequence TTGAGACTGGTTAGCTTGGCAAGTGGCAGTGACGGTAATTCCACTTATATTGGTAGTGAAAACACCCATATTTTGGTGGATGCAGGTATATCCAATAAAAAAATAGAGACAAGATTGAATAAGCTTGGACTTAGCGGAAAAGATATTTCAGGAATATTTTTGACACATGAACATAGTGATCATATAGCAGGTCTGGAGGTCTTTGTAAGAAAAAATGAGATTCCGGTATATGCTTCATCAGGTACGCTCAGATATTTGAGGAACAAAGATAAATACTCTAAAATCACTGATTATTTTCATATAATAGAATCAAGTAAGCATATAAGATTGGGAGATTTGGAGGTACTGGCATTTGATATTGATCATGATGCCAATGAACCCTTCGGGTATAGAGTTGAATGTGGTGATAAAAAGATTGCAGTTGCTACAGATCTTGGAAGATATACAAGGGATATTGTAGATAATCTTTCAAATCTGGATGCATTACTCATTGAGGCAAACCATGATATCAGAATGCTTGAAATAGGACCATATCCATATGAGTTAAAGAGAAGAATTCTAAGTGAAAAAGGTCATCTTTCCAATGAAAGTTCCGGTAAGTTGATATGTGAAATACTAAATGATAATATAAAAAAGATTTTTCTGGGACATCTTTCTGACAAAAATAATCTTCCGGAACTTGCACTTGAAAGTGTCAGGTTTGAGATTTTTGCAGATGAAAGATCCTATAATCCAATGGATTTTGATATAGAAGTAGCAAAAAGAGATGAATTGTCAGAAATTTGCTATGTATAG
- a CDS encoding ACT domain-containing protein codes for MNKVIITVVGKDTVGIIARVCTYLANNKINILDISQTIVSGYFNMMMITDMENATVKFTKVVEDLDTLGDEIGVKIKAQKEEIFESMHRL; via the coding sequence ATGAATAAGGTTATAATAACTGTAGTAGGCAAGGATACAGTAGGTATTATAGCAAGAGTATGTACATATCTTGCAAATAACAAAATAAATATACTTGATATATCACAAACCATAGTAAGTGGATATTTCAATATGATGATGATTACCGATATGGAAAATGCTACTGTAAAATTCACAAAAGTTGTCGAGGACTTGGATACACTTGGAGATGAAATAGGGGTAAAGATAAAGGCTCAAAAAGAAGAAATTTTTGAATCCATGCACAGACTCTAG
- a CDS encoding amino acid ABC transporter ATP-binding protein, whose protein sequence is MSLLSMKSVKKSFDGVEILKGISLEVNEGEILSIIGPSGSGKSTLLRCATLLEDMDDGELDYGGNAVCKSVDGKSVYESQTKLRKISEYFGLVFQNFNLFPHMNVLQNICDAPIRVQKRDKESVKEEAFALLKKMGLEDRAGAYPYQLSGGQSQRVAIARALALNPKILFFDEPTSALDPELTGEVLRVIKSLSDLKIAMVIVTHEMAFAREISDKVIFMSDGIIVEYGTPEEVFASNNERTKNFIGALSK, encoded by the coding sequence ATGTCATTATTAAGTATGAAATCAGTAAAAAAATCCTTTGATGGAGTAGAGATTTTAAAGGGTATTTCACTTGAAGTAAATGAAGGTGAGATCTTAAGTATTATAGGTCCGTCAGGCTCAGGAAAATCCACACTTTTAAGATGTGCTACATTGTTGGAAGATATGGATGACGGAGAACTGGACTATGGTGGGAATGCGGTATGTAAGAGTGTTGACGGCAAATCGGTTTATGAGAGCCAGACCAAGCTTAGAAAGATTTCAGAATACTTTGGCCTTGTTTTCCAAAACTTTAATTTGTTTCCTCATATGAATGTATTGCAAAATATTTGTGATGCCCCCATAAGAGTACAAAAAAGAGATAAGGAGAGTGTGAAGGAAGAGGCCTTTGCCTTATTGAAAAAGATGGGACTTGAGGATAGAGCAGGAGCATATCCTTATCAGCTCTCAGGAGGGCAATCACAGAGAGTGGCTATTGCAAGAGCCTTGGCACTCAATCCTAAGATACTGTTTTTTGACGAGCCTACATCAGCACTTGATCCGGAACTTACAGGTGAGGTGCTTAGAGTTATAAAGTCTTTATCAGATCTAAAGATCGCAATGGTGATCGTCACACATGAAATGGCATTTGCGAGAGAAATATCAGATAAGGTAATATTTATGTCTGATGGAATAATAGTGGAATATGGTACTCCTGAAGAGGTTTTTGCATCAAACAATGAAAGAACAAAGAACTTCATAGGTGCATTGAGCAAATAA
- the coaE gene encoding dephospho-CoA kinase (Dephospho-CoA kinase (CoaE) performs the final step in coenzyme A biosynthesis.), translated as MNILLLGGIGCGKSEALKILKEDHAANIIEADKVAHFLYEKDRAGYVELKSFFGDLILDDKKNIDRKKLGDILYYDKDKLQKVNSIIHPLVYDEIKNRLLENRLNVVEQALLPDDTDIYDSVWYLHTDMNIRIDRLILSRGLSKERIIQIISKQPKESDFESIADKVIQNNGDRSELEKNIREALR; from the coding sequence ATGAATATCTTGCTTTTGGGCGGTATAGGATGTGGAAAAAGTGAAGCTCTGAAAATACTTAAAGAGGACCATGCTGCAAATATCATAGAAGCAGATAAAGTAGCACATTTTCTATACGAAAAGGATAGGGCAGGTTATGTTGAACTAAAGTCTTTTTTTGGTGATTTGATATTGGATGATAAAAAAAACATTGATAGAAAAAAATTAGGTGATATACTTTACTATGATAAAGACAAGTTACAAAAGGTAAACAGTATAATACATCCATTAGTATATGATGAAATCAAAAATAGACTTTTAGAGAACAGATTGAATGTAGTGGAGCAGGCACTTTTGCCGGATGATACAGATATTTATGATTCAGTATGGTATTTACATACTGACATGAATATTAGAATCGACAGATTGATATTATCAAGAGGTTTAAGTAAAGAGAGAATTATTCAAATAATCTCAAAACAACCAAAAGAGTCAGATTTTGAGTCCATTGCAGATAAGGTTATACAAAATAATGGAGATAGGTCTGAATTAGAGAAAAATATAAGAGAGGCTTTGAGGTGA
- a CDS encoding PFL family protein, with product MLNMFEVIETNDMIDKDLLDVRTITIGISLMDCIDTDLNKLCKNIYEKITNIAKDLVRVGDEISKDFGVPIVNKRISVTPIALVGGSACKTKEDFVHIAKTLDKAAKDIGVNFLGGYSAIVSKGITSADRLLMESIPQALNETDFVCSSVNLGSTKTGLNMDAVRLMGKIVKDTALMTADRDSIGCAKLVVFCNAPDDNPFMAGAFHGVTEADAIINVGVSGPGVVRAALKNARGENFEVLCETIKKTAFKITRVGQLVAREASRRLGIPFGIIDLSLAPTPSVGDSVAEILEEIGLERVGAPGTTAALALLNDQVKKGGVMASSYVGGLSGAFIPVSEDQGMIDAVNAGALTLEKLEAMTCVCSVGLDMIAIPGDTSEETISGIIADEAAIGMINQKTTAVRLIPVIGKGEGELVEFGGLLGYAPIMPVNSFSCEKFVNRGGRIPAPIHSFKN from the coding sequence ATGTTGAACATGTTTGAAGTGATAGAAACTAACGATATGATAGACAAGGATCTGTTAGATGTTAGAACTATTACTATTGGCATAAGCTTGATGGACTGTATAGACACAGATTTAAATAAGCTTTGTAAAAATATATATGAAAAAATAACAAATATTGCAAAGGACCTGGTGAGAGTGGGTGATGAAATCTCAAAGGATTTTGGTGTACCTATTGTAAATAAGAGAATATCCGTTACACCTATAGCTTTAGTAGGAGGAAGTGCTTGCAAAACAAAAGAAGATTTTGTTCATATTGCAAAGACACTTGATAAGGCGGCAAAGGACATTGGGGTGAATTTCCTTGGTGGATATTCGGCGATAGTGTCAAAGGGAATAACATCTGCAGATAGACTTTTGATGGAGTCTATACCACAGGCTCTAAATGAGACGGATTTTGTATGTAGTTCAGTGAATTTGGGTTCTACAAAGACAGGTTTGAATATGGATGCGGTAAGACTTATGGGAAAGATAGTTAAGGATACTGCATTGATGACAGCAGACAGAGATTCCATAGGTTGTGCAAAGTTGGTAGTATTTTGTAATGCACCTGATGACAATCCTTTTATGGCAGGTGCATTCCACGGGGTTACTGAAGCTGATGCCATTATAAATGTAGGCGTTAGTGGTCCGGGAGTTGTACGTGCAGCACTCAAAAATGCCAGAGGTGAAAACTTTGAAGTACTTTGTGAGACTATTAAAAAGACTGCATTTAAGATAACAAGAGTTGGACAGCTTGTGGCAAGAGAAGCATCAAGAAGGCTTGGTATTCCATTTGGCATAATAGATCTTTCTTTGGCACCTACTCCCTCAGTAGGAGATTCGGTAGCGGAAATCCTTGAAGAGATAGGACTTGAGAGAGTGGGAGCACCGGGAACTACAGCGGCACTGGCTCTTTTAAACGATCAGGTGAAAAAGGGTGGAGTTATGGCATCATCCTATGTAGGTGGTCTTTCAGGTGCATTTATACCTGTATCTGAGGATCAGGGAATGATTGATGCAGTAAATGCCGGTGCCTTGACTTTAGAAAAGCTTGAGGCTATGACCTGTGTTTGTTCTGTTGGTCTTGATATGATTGCAATACCTGGCGATACTTCAGAAGAAACAATATCAGGTATTATTGCAGATGAAGCTGCCATAGGTATGATAAATCAAAAGACTACAGCTGTAAGACTTATACCGGTTATAGGTAAAGGAGAGGGAGAATTAGTAGAGTTTGGTGGACTTTTGGGCTATGCTCCGATAATGCCGGTAAATAGTTTTTCATGTGAGAAATTTGTAAACAGAGGTGGCAGAATACCTGCTCCTATACATAGTTTTAAAAATTAA
- the glgB gene encoding 1,4-alpha-glucan branching protein GlgB: MDKNLYDLMDWAAIEEITYSECDRPKITLGSHRVEDGFLVQTFIPHAKEVELLIDGNKNPIPMQCMDEVGFFACFVGRKQEFKYKYIVKYDNDVEQTVSDPYSFDSIYSEEDLSKFSAGINYEIYEKMGAKPMTLSGVQGVNFSVWAPEAMRVSVVGDFNLWDGRRHQMNRLGDFGVFEIFIPDVCVGDLYKFEVKNKKGEPMLKSDPYAFYSELRPNTASVVVDISDFEWSDDDWMKNREDIQSTRVNESAAMNIYELHLGSWIRKEMQYDENGEEVNGSVFYNYREIAHKLAVYVKKMNYTHVEIMPIMEHPLDASWGYQVTGYYSPTSRYGTPQDFMYFMNYMHKKGIGVILDWVPAHFPRDLHGLGCFDGSHLYEHADPRQGAHPHWGTLIYNYARPQVSNFLISNALFWAEKYHVDGIRMDAVASMLYLDYGKNNGEWVANIYGGNENLDAIEFLKHLNSIYKKRNPSSLLIAEESTAWPKISGDLNDGGLGFDYKWNMGWMNDFLEFMKLDPYFRSGDYNALTFSLFYHYSENFILVLSHDEVVHGKATLAGKMPGATQEEKFANLRVAYGYMMTHPGKKLLFMGQEFGQMNEWNEDKSLEWDLLDYDIHSKMQKYSKALNKLYVDYPALYKLDYDPAGFEWINCTSKDESMVTFIRKTEKEEDTLVVVCNFTPVVYEKEIGVPYKGTYTEIFNSDDKKFGGSGVGNKRAKKSVKKKVDGRDNSLKIKVPPMAITIFKWAE, from the coding sequence ATGGATAAGAATTTATATGATTTGATGGATTGGGCAGCGATAGAAGAAATTACTTATTCTGAATGTGATAGACCAAAAATTACTTTGGGATCACATAGAGTAGAAGATGGTTTTTTAGTGCAGACTTTTATACCTCATGCAAAAGAGGTGGAATTGTTGATTGACGGTAATAAAAATCCTATACCTATGCAATGTATGGATGAAGTTGGATTCTTTGCTTGCTTTGTTGGGAGAAAGCAGGAGTTCAAGTATAAGTATATAGTAAAATACGACAATGATGTAGAGCAGACAGTATCAGATCCGTACTCATTTGATAGTATTTATTCTGAGGAGGACTTATCAAAGTTTAGTGCAGGAATAAACTACGAGATATATGAAAAGATGGGTGCAAAGCCAATGACTTTATCCGGAGTACAAGGTGTAAACTTTTCTGTGTGGGCACCTGAGGCTATGAGAGTATCCGTTGTTGGAGATTTCAACCTTTGGGATGGTAGAAGACATCAAATGAACAGACTCGGAGATTTCGGAGTTTTTGAGATATTTATACCGGACGTATGTGTAGGTGATCTATATAAGTTTGAGGTAAAAAACAAAAAGGGTGAGCCTATGCTAAAATCAGATCCATATGCATTCTATTCAGAACTCCGTCCAAATACTGCCAGTGTTGTAGTGGATATTTCTGATTTTGAGTGGAGTGATGATGATTGGATGAAAAATAGAGAAGATATCCAATCTACAAGGGTAAATGAATCAGCAGCGATGAATATCTATGAATTGCACCTCGGATCCTGGATTAGAAAAGAGATGCAATATGATGAGAATGGTGAAGAGGTAAATGGCTCAGTATTTTACAATTATCGTGAAATAGCTCATAAATTGGCAGTATATGTAAAGAAGATGAACTATACCCATGTGGAGATAATGCCTATAATGGAGCATCCTCTTGATGCAAGCTGGGGATATCAGGTAACAGGGTACTACAGCCCTACAAGTAGATATGGAACCCCTCAAGACTTTATGTACTTTATGAATTATATGCACAAGAAAGGTATTGGAGTAATACTTGATTGGGTACCGGCACATTTCCCAAGAGATTTGCATGGACTTGGATGCTTTGACGGAAGTCATCTATATGAGCATGCAGATCCAAGACAGGGAGCTCATCCTCACTGGGGAACATTGATATATAATTATGCAAGACCACAGGTTAGCAACTTCCTTATTTCCAATGCACTTTTCTGGGCTGAGAAATATCATGTTGACGGTATAAGAATGGATGCAGTGGCTTCTATGCTGTATCTGGATTATGGAAAGAATAACGGAGAGTGGGTTGCCAATATATATGGAGGCAATGAAAATCTGGATGCAATAGAGTTTTTAAAGCATTTGAACTCCATATATAAGAAAAGAAATCCTTCAAGCCTTTTGATTGCGGAGGAGTCCACAGCATGGCCGAAGATAAGTGGCGATCTAAATGATGGTGGACTGGGATTTGATTACAAGTGGAATATGGGTTGGATGAATGATTTCCTTGAGTTTATGAAGCTAGATCCATATTTTAGAAGTGGAGATTATAATGCTTTAACATTCTCACTTTTTTATCACTACAGTGAGAACTTCATTTTGGTTTTAAGCCATGATGAGGTAGTTCATGGTAAGGCTACATTGGCAGGAAAGATGCCGGGAGCTACTCAGGAAGAAAAGTTTGCTAATCTTAGAGTTGCATATGGATATATGATGACACATCCTGGAAAGAAGCTATTGTTTATGGGACAGGAGTTTGGGCAGATGAATGAGTGGAATGAGGATAAATCGCTTGAATGGGATCTCTTGGACTATGATATTCACAGTAAAATGCAAAAATATTCTAAGGCATTGAACAAACTCTATGTAGATTATCCGGCATTATATAAACTGGACTATGATCCGGCAGGATTTGAGTGGATAAATTGTACTTCCAAAGATGAGAGTATGGTTACATTCATCAGAAAAACAGAGAAGGAAGAGGATACTTTGGTCGTTGTATGCAATTTCACCCCTGTTGTATATGAAAAAGAAATAGGTGTTCCATATAAGGGAACTTACACTGAAATTTTCAATTCAGATGATAAGAAATTCGGTGGAAGTGGAGTAGGAAACAAGAGGGCAAAGAAATCCGTTAAGAAGAAAGTGGATGGCAGAGATAATTCTTTGAAGATCAAAGTTCCACCAATGGCTATAACTATATTTAAGTGGGCAGAATAG
- a CDS encoding amino acid ABC transporter permease, producing the protein MNILDIALKLIPGMLVSIQIFLITLLLSLPLGLLVSFGRMSKIKIISYICKIYISIMRGTPLMLQLMVVYFGPYYIFGVSISGSYRIVATIIGFVVNYAAYFAEIYRSGIQSMPSGQYEAAKILGYSKSQTFFVIILPQVIKRILPSITNEVITLVKDTSLAFTISVAEMFTMAKALASSTTSVLPFVCAALFYYIFNAIVAFLMEFVEKKLEYYK; encoded by the coding sequence ATGAATATTCTTGATATTGCATTGAAGCTTATTCCGGGGATGTTGGTAAGTATACAGATATTCCTGATAACATTATTACTTTCACTTCCACTTGGATTATTGGTTTCATTTGGAAGAATGAGTAAGATCAAAATAATTTCTTATATATGTAAGATTTATATTTCTATAATGCGTGGAACTCCGCTTATGTTGCAACTTATGGTAGTGTACTTCGGACCTTATTATATTTTTGGAGTATCTATCTCAGGCAGCTATAGAATAGTGGCTACTATCATAGGTTTTGTGGTAAACTATGCAGCATATTTTGCAGAGATATATAGAAGTGGAATCCAGTCTATGCCAAGTGGACAGTATGAAGCTGCAAAAATATTGGGATATAGTAAATCACAGACTTTCTTTGTGATAATACTACCACAGGTGATAAAGAGAATCTTACCATCTATAACAAATGAGGTGATAACCTTAGTAAAGGATACATCTTTGGCATTTACAATAAGTGTGGCGGAGATGTTTACTATGGCAAAAGCACTTGCAAGCAGTACAACCAGTGTATTGCCATTTGTATGTGCAGCATTGTTTTACTATATATTTAATGCGATAGTAGCGTTTTTGATGGAATTTGTTGAGAAGAAATTAGAATATTACAAGTAG
- a CDS encoding amino acid ABC transporter substrate-binding protein: MKKIYLLGVLAAFMLAGCSSAKTTESSSASAETSVVESKATEETTTASETDSKTTFTVGFDQDFPPMGFVGEDGEFTGFDLELATEVAKRIGKEVKYQPIAWDAKDMELTSGTIDCIWNGFSIQGREDKYTWSKPYMKNDQVFVVKSDSSIESLEDLAGKTVEVQVDSSAEAALKENKELADTFGKLQTVADYNTGFMDLEMGGVDAIAMDSVVANYQITKRGGNGFTVLDTPLSSEEYGIGFKLGNEALRDEVQKALDEMKADGTMKTISEKWFGKDVTTLE, translated from the coding sequence ATGAAAAAAATTTATTTATTAGGAGTTTTAGCAGCATTTATGTTGGCAGGTTGTTCATCAGCAAAGACTACAGAAAGTTCATCAGCTTCTGCTGAGACAAGTGTAGTTGAGAGCAAGGCTACAGAAGAAACTACTACAGCATCAGAAACAGACAGCAAGACTACATTTACAGTGGGATTTGATCAGGACTTCCCACCTATGGGATTTGTAGGAGAAGATGGAGAGTTCACAGGTTTTGACCTTGAGTTGGCAACAGAGGTTGCAAAGAGAATCGGCAAGGAAGTGAAGTATCAGCCAATAGCTTGGGATGCAAAGGATATGGAACTTACATCAGGTACTATTGATTGTATCTGGAACGGATTCAGTATTCAGGGTAGAGAAGATAAGTACACATGGTCAAAGCCATATATGAAGAATGACCAGGTTTTTGTAGTAAAGTCAGATTCAAGTATTGAATCATTAGAGGATTTAGCAGGAAAGACTGTAGAGGTTCAGGTAGATTCATCAGCAGAGGCTGCATTAAAAGAAAATAAAGAGTTGGCAGATACCTTTGGTAAATTACAGACAGTAGCAGATTATAATACAGGCTTTATGGATCTTGAGATGGGTGGAGTAGATGCTATAGCTATGGACAGTGTAGTAGCAAACTATCAGATCACAAAGAGAGGCGGAAATGGATTTACAGTACTTGATACACCTCTTTCAAGCGAAGAATATGGTATAGGCTTTAAGCTTGGAAATGAAGCTTTAAGAGATGAAGTACAAAAGGCACTTGATGAGATGAAAGCAGATGGAACTATGAAAACTATTTCAGAAAAATGGTTTGGTAAGGATGTTACCACTTTAGAGTAA